A single genomic interval of Dromiciops gliroides isolate mDroGli1 chromosome 1, mDroGli1.pri, whole genome shotgun sequence harbors:
- the YPEL3 gene encoding protein yippee-like 3 isoform X2 — MVRISKPKTFQAYLDDCHRRYSCAHCRAHLANHDDLISKSFQGSQGRAYLFNSVVNVGCGPAEERVLLTGLHAVADIHCESCKTTLGWKYPHRARV; from the exons ATGGTTCGGATCTCCAAGCCCAAAACCTTCCAAGCTTATCTGGATGATTGTCACCGAAGGTATAGCTGTGCCCACTGCCGGGCACACCTGGCCAACCACGATGACCTCATCTCTAAG tcCTTTCAGGGCAGCCAGGGCCGTGCCTACCTCTTCAACTCCGT GGTGAACGTGGGTTGCGGGCCAGCTGAAGAGCGTGTGCTACTAACTGGACTCCATGCCGTGGCAGATATCCACTGTGAGAGCTGCAAGACCACCCTGGGCTGGAAATAT ccaCACCGAGCTCGAGTGTGA
- the YPEL3 gene encoding protein yippee-like 3 isoform X1: MVRISKPKTFQAYLDDCHRRYSCAHCRAHLANHDDLISKSFQGSQGRAYLFNSVVNVGCGPAEERVLLTGLHAVADIHCESCKTTLGWKYEQAFESSQKYKEGKYIIELNHMIKDNGWD; this comes from the exons ATGGTTCGGATCTCCAAGCCCAAAACCTTCCAAGCTTATCTGGATGATTGTCACCGAAGGTATAGCTGTGCCCACTGCCGGGCACACCTGGCCAACCACGATGACCTCATCTCTAAG tcCTTTCAGGGCAGCCAGGGCCGTGCCTACCTCTTCAACTCCGT GGTGAACGTGGGTTGCGGGCCAGCTGAAGAGCGTGTGCTACTAACTGGACTCCATGCCGTGGCAGATATCCACTGTGAGAGCTGCAAGACCACCCTGGGCTGGAAATAT GAACAGGCATTTGAGAGCAGTCAGAAATACAAGGAAGGGAAGTACATCATTGAACTCAACCACATGATCAAGGACAATGGCTGGGACTGA